The Rugosibacter aromaticivorans region GACGAAACTCAGCCACAACATCATCAATACCTACATCAAACTGGGTGAGCAGCACCATGCTGTGAAACCAGAGATCGGTGACTTCATGCACCAGATGCAAACGGTCGCCGTCTTTGGCAGCCATAATTGTTTCAGCCGCTTCCTCCGCGACTTTTTTACAGATCGAATCAACCCCTTTGGCGTACAAACCAGCGACATAGGAGGAATCCGGCGCAGCGGTTTTGCGCGCATACAGAGTTTTTTGCAAACGATGCATCACCTCAAAATCTATCATCTGTATATGTCCTCCGGCGCTTTGAGTACAGGATCAACCGCCTGCCAAACGCCCGACTCAAGACGCTGAAAAAAACAACTCTTGCGCCCGGTATGGCAAGCGATTCCAGAAATTTGTTCCACCTTCAACAACACCACATCGTTATCGCAATCAAGCCGAATTTCTTTGACCCATTGCACATGACCAGACGCTTCGCCTTTGCGCCACAGCCGATTGCGCGAGCGAGACCAATAAATCGCCCGGCCTTCGGCCACCGTAAGAGACAGTGCCTCGCGGTTCATCCAGGCGAGCATCAAAATCTCGCCGCTGGCCGCTTCTTGGGTGATAACCGGCACCAATCCCTGCGCATCCCATGCGACGGCCTCTAGCCAGGAAGTTTCACTCACGGGTGTTTTCACGGGTACATTCATAGCCTCACCTCGACACCCTGTTGCTGCATGTATTCTTTCGCTTCACGCACGGTGTATTCGCCATAATGGAAAATACTCGCCGCCAGCACAGCATCGGCTCGTCCGATAGTAACGCCAGCCGTCAAATGAGCCAAGTTGCCTACGCCGCCACTAGCAATCACCGGAATAGTGACAGCATCGACCACTGCGCGAGTCAATGCTAAATCAAAGCCGGCCTTGGTGCCATCACGATCCATGCTGGTGAGCAAAATTTCACCCGCACCCAGCAACTGCACCTGCCGCGCCCAGTCAATCGCATCCAAACCGACATTCTTGCGCCCGCCGTGGGTAAACACCGTCCACTTGCCGGGGCTCGTCTGCTTGGCATCGATCGCAACCACGATGCATTGCGTACCGACTTTGGCTGCGGCATCAGCCACTAATTGCGGATTATTCACCGCTGCGGTATTCATGCTGACTTTATCTGCGCCGGCGTTAAGCAAACGACGCACATCCGTCACCGCACGCACACCGCCGCCCACGGTGAGGGGAATGAAAACCTGAGAAGCCACTGCCTCGATGATGTGCAAAATAATATCACGCTCATCTGAGCTCGCCGTGATGTCCAGAAAGGTAATTTCGTCTGCGCCCTGCGCGTCATAACGACGGGCAATTTCCACGGGGTCCCCCGCATCGCGTAACGCCACGAAGTTAACCCCTTTCACGACGCGACCGGCATTCACGTCAAGGCAGGGAATGATGCGTTTAGCCAGCATGGCAAGCGGCCCTAGCGACCAGAGAGCGCGTCTGCCTCAGCTTGCGCTGCGCTGAAATCCAGCGTGCCTTCATAAATCGCACGGCCGGTAATTGCCCCCATAATTCCCTCGTCTGCTACCTGACACAGCGCCTGGATGTCTTGCAAGCCGGCAATGCCGCCGCTAGCGATCACCGGAATGGTCAGTGCCTGGGCTAATCTGACAGTCGCTTCGATGTTTACACCGGACAACATGCCATCCCGTCCGATGTCGGTATAGATCACTGCCTCGGCGCCATAGCCTTCAAACTTTTTAGCCAGATCAATCACATCGTGACCGGTCAGCTTGGACCAGCCGTCAACCGCAACCTTGCCATCTTTTGCATCCAGCCCAACAATAATATGCCCGGGGAAGGCACTGCAAGCGTCATGCAGAAAACCAGGATTCTTCACTGCTGCCGTGCCAATGATGATGTAGCTAATACCATCATCAAGACAGCGTTCAATGGTATCCAGATCACGAATGCCACCGCCCAGTTGCACGGGAATTTCATTGCCCACTTCGGCAAGAATCGTCTTGATAGCGGATTCGTTTTTTGGCTTACCGGCAAAAGCGCCATTCAGGTCAACTAGATGCAAGCGGCGCGCGCCTTGCTTGATCCAGTGCCGCGCCATGGCGGCCGGGTCTTCAGAAAACACGGTGGCATCATTCATTTCGCCCTGTTTCAAACGGACACAATGGCCATCTTTCAGATCAATTGCAGGTATGAGCAGCATAAAAATTAAGAGATAAGAAAGTTAACAACACAGCAACGCAGGCACCCGATCAAGGCTGCCAGTGCATGAAATTTTCCAGCAAACGCAAACCAGCCTGGGCGCTTTTTTCCGGATGAAATTGAACAGCAAAGAGGTTATCGCACGCAATGGCGCTGGTAAAGGAGATGCCATGGGTGGTCGACCCAGCAATGCAAGTGGCATCTTGTGGCTCAACGTAATAGCTATGCACAAAATAAAAGCGCGTTTCATCTGCAATGCCGTCCCATAGCGGATGTGGATGCGTTCCAACCTGCTGCACCTGATTCCACCCCATGTGCGGCACTTTAAGACGCGAACCATCGACTGCCACCATGGCTGCTTGCGGAAAACGCGGCACACGACCAGACAAAACGCCAAGACCCATGACATCGCCTTCTTCCGCATGCCCAAAAAGCATTTGCAGCCCAACACAAATACCCAGAAAAGGTTTTTCAGTGGCCGCACGAATCACCGCATCGCGCAGATGCCGCTCCGTGAGCTCACGCATGCAATCGGGCATAGCACCTTGACCCGGCACCACGACGCGATCCGCCGCTGCTATTTCAGCAGCGTTGGCGGTAACGCGCACGGAGGCGCGGGGTGCCACATGTTCAATGGCTTTGGCCACCGACCGCAAATTACCCATGCCGTAATCGACCACTGCAACCGACGTAGCCATCGTGTTCATGCTCGAATCAGAGTGAGCCTTTAGTCGAAGGAATAGCGCCCGCCGCACGCGCATCGGTCTCGATCGCCATGCGCAATGCACGGGCGAAGGCTTTGAACACGGTTTCTGCCTGATGGTGGGCGTTCACACCACTGAGGTTATCGATATGCAGGGAAATGCCCGCGTGATTGACCAGCCCTTGAAAGAACTCATGAATCAGATCGACATCAAATTCACCGATGGCAGCGCGGGTAAAAGGCACGTTAAAAACCAACCCGGGACGGCCAGACAAATCAACCACCACCCGCGACAACGCTTCATCCAGAGGCACATAGGCATGCCCATAGCGGCGCAAGCCTTTTTTATCACCCAAGGCTTTAGCTAACGCCTGGCCGAGGGTAATGCCCACATCTTCTACCGTGTGATGCGCATCAATGTGCAGGTCCCCCACAGCATCGATCATGAGATCAATCATGCCATGCCGTGCAATCTGGTCGAGCATGTGGTCAAAAAAACCCACGCCTGTGGAGAGTTTGGCGACGCCCGTGCCATCAAGATTGATGGCAACATGAATACGGGTTTCCAGGGTATTACGAGAAACGTCAGCTTGCCGCATGGCAGTCTCGGACACGCAGTTGAACAAGAGCAACATGATACCATCGCCGAAGTTTCATTTTCACCCATTATCAACCCTGCCATCAACCCTTATACCCAGGCTAATCTGCAAAATCATGTCCGAATTTTGGAGCGATGTTGTCAAAGGCCTCACGCCTTATGTTCCTGGCGAGCAACCCAGGCTTGCCAATCTGGTCAAGCTCAACACCAACGAAAACCCCTACGGCCCTAGCCCGCGCGTGCTCAAAGCCATTCGCGGCGCGGTGGACGAAGATTTGCGGCTTTATCCAGACCCGAATGCCGAAGCGCTAAAAGAAGCCATTGCCGACCACCACGATGTAACTACTATCAACGTGTTTGTGGGTAATGGCTCTGATGAAATTCTGGCACACGTTTTTTTGGGCTTGCTAAAACACAGCCAACCCGTGCTGTTCCCCGACATCACCTACAGCTTCTACCCCGTGTATTGCGGACTCTATGAGATTGCTTTTAACACCGTACCGCTAGCTGACGATTTTTCCATCCGTATTGCCGACTACGCTCGACCCAATGGTGGCAATATTGGCGGCATTATTTTCCCCAACCCGAATGCGCCCACAGGCCGAGCGATTTCTCTTGCCGAGATAGAGCAGCTTTTGCAGATGCATCCGCATACAGTGATTGTTATCGATGAAGCCTATGTCGATTTTGGCGGCGAGAGTGCCATCCCGCTCACCCATCGCTACCCGAATCTTCTGGTTGTACATACTTTTTCCAAATCACGATCTCTGGCCGGTTTGCGCGTTGGTTTTGCCATTGGCCATGCCGATTTAATTGAAGCACTCGAGCGGGTAAAAAACAGCTTTAATTCCTACCCGCTGGATCGCCTGGCCATAGCCGGTGCCATCGCTGCGCTAGAGGACAAAGCCCATTTTGAAAGAACCCGCAAAGCGGTAATCCACTCACGCGAGGGCTTGGTGTCAGCACTGGACGCACTAGGCTTTGAAGTGCTACCCTCGGTCGCCAACTTTGTCTTTGTACGCCACCCACAACACGACGCCGAAAAGTCAGCGTTAGCATTACGGCAACGCGGCATCGTGGTGCGCCATTTCAAACTGCCACGCATCGAACAATTTCTGCGCATTACCATCGGTACGGATGATCAATGCGCAACGCTAATTAATGCGCTGCGGGAAATACTGGCATAACGCTAAACCAGTTTGATTTCTGGGGTGTCTTGACCATTACCGACACACGAAATATCTCTTGCCAAACCGGGAGGCGTCCATAATAAGACGTTCAACGTTCAAATGGAGCGGCGTGCCGCTTTTGGCACGTCCCGCGCGAACGACTGATGGGGTGCCCCCTTTTGTTGGCGCACGCCATGCGCAGCTGAAGCTGGACGTGGGTGTCAGCACCGATCAACGCCGAGGAGGAAGCCAAAATATGAGTGCTACTACTGTTGCCGACGGGCCGTGGAAGATCATCGAATCGCATCGCCTTTCGCGCACCCAGTTCGAGCGCTGGTTCCAGAACCGCGATGTCCGCCGGGTCATCATGGAAGCCTGTGGCTCCGCTCACCACTGGGCGCGCTAGCTTAACGGCTGGGCATCGAGGTCAAGCTTCTGCCCGCCACCTGCGTTCGTGCCTATGTGAAGCGCAACAAGACCGATCCGCCGATGCCTGCGCCCAGCTGGAAGCGGCACGGGCCACTCAGAGCCCACTATCGATGCCGGATATATGACCGCATGCACTTACCCTAAGCCAGAACTATCGGTCAGTTCTCTTGAGGGGGAGTCCATATAGGCAGGGTTAGGCGAAAACCACAGAGGACCCCTGCCTGAGCTATTCCGGGAAACCTGACCCCGGGATCCGGCCCCGCTTCAATAATATTTTGACCTGTTTTTGACTGCATCAAGCAGCGTGCTTTTCCACCCGCGCGACATACCAATCCGGTACGGGTCGTTGATGTTTTCGTCGATGCACTAGATCCTGGCCAGCGGGGGCTTGAAGGCGTCAAACCGGTGGCAACCGGCCGGCCGGCTTACCATCCCGCATGTCTCCTGAAGATTTACATCTACGGTTACCTCAATCGAGTCCAGCCGGCGGCTTGAGAAGGGAGTCCAGCGCACCGTTGAACCGATGTGGCTGACCGGTCGTCTGATGCCCGACTTCAAGACCATTGCCGATTTTCGCAAAGACAACGGCAAGACCATCCGCAGTGTCTGCCGTCAGTTCATGGTGCTGTGCCAGCGGGTTGGTCTGTTCTCCGCAGCCCTGGTCGCTCTCGACGGCAGCAAGTTCAAGGCCGTCAATAACCGAGACCGGAACTTCACCAGCGCCAGGCTGCAACACCGGATGGAGGCAATTGAGGCTCAACTTGATGCGGCACCGGACAAGCAGATTGCGCTGACTGACCCCGATGCCCGTTCGATGAAGACCCGCGGGGCTGGCATCGTAGGCTACCAGACGGCGGGGATGCGCAGCATCACCTGATGGGGCGCATGAGGTGCCTAATGTCGGAAGCGATCGGGATCAGTCAACCTCGATAGCCAAGCTCGCCCGTGATGCAAGGGAAGTCCAGCCTCCTACGGTAGCTGCAGACCAGGGCTACTTCAAGGGCGAAGGTGCGCACTTCCTGACGAAGACCCTGAAGCGGGTCATTACAGAAATAAGCCTGCACGTCCTCGCCTATCACCTCAAGCGAACAATGAAGATGCTCGGCCCCGGGGTCTTAATGGCGGAGATGAGGGGCTGAGACGCTTGATGTCCCCTTCAATGCGGCCTCGCAGCCCTCGAACGAGAACTTCTCCCCAATCAATACCCTTTGACAGGTCGAAATCGCAGCCACCTTGAAGCCCCAACAACCGCAGGAAGATGCCAGAAAACGGGACAATTTGTAGCACCCATAATCTCTTGCGTTTTTACACACTCTGCGCCGATAGCAGCCATGCACAATTATTTGAGAACTCTGACATCCGCTTGATGTCCGAATAAATAATTAATTCTAGATAGGCTGTTAAGCGATAGTAAGCCATGGCTACAAATAAATGGATTGTGCTAGACTGAAAATATGAAAGCAGGTTTCAAACTTTTGGTGTTGTGGCTAATGCTTATGGCAATCCCTTTCCAGGGCTTTGCAGCAATCACCATGATGTGTTGCGGATCGATATATTCTTCTCATGGTGTGAAGCTGACCGAAATGGCGGATGATATTGCACACCATCACGCGCAAACTGAGTCTTCAGCCCCTCATCATGACGATCAAGACCGTTTGGCCACAGGCGGTTTGAGCGTTTCCACGCACCATCCTCACGGCGAGGATACATCAAAGCGCGTCGCGTTTAAGTGCGGCGCTTGCGCGGCATGTTGCGTTGGGGTTGGTATTACCTCCTCTGCGCAACACTCGTTCGTCGCTTTGACATTTGGTTCGACCCGAATCGCCTTCTATCCTGCTTATTTCTACGGTTTCGTTCCCGAAACCCTGGAGCGACCTCCCTACCGCCTCATCGCCTAGCCCCCGAATGCTGAGAACCATGGCCTAACCGGCCACAAGTTCCCAGTCTTCGGTCTTGATTCTGCCCGACGCTCCTGCGTCCGCGCAGGTTCTCATTCGCTATCCGAAGAGGTTTTCATGAAAAAGTTAAGCGCAGTCGTGCGCGCCACCCGCGTCACCATTGGGATGATTTTCCCCCTCGTGGCATTTGCACAGTCCGGGCCACCGCAACCGCGGCCGGACCCAATGGATGCAAAAGCCTCCGTTCCGCCTTTGCACTACGAATCGGCGCTCGAAACCTATCGTCCGATGGACGAGAAAACCGCCCCTGCCAGGGAATGGCGATCTGCCAATGACCTCGTCGGCAGCACTGGCAGCATGTCCGGCATGCGCAGGGGCGACGAGTCCGGCGAAATGCAGAAAATGAGTCAGGACGCCATGAAGAACATGGATCACGGTGCGATGAAGAACATGAAGGGCATGGATATGGACGGGATGGATATGAAGAAATCCAAGCCCGAAAGTAGCAAGCCCACGAAACAGAAGACGCCACCTCAGCAAGACAGCATGTCCGGCATGGATATGCCCTCTGGCGATCACACCAAACACGGTAAGGAGATGCCATGAACCCGTTCATTGTTTCTTCTGGTTCGCTACGAAAGATCACAGTCTTTGCCTTGTCGACTTTGCTGCTCGGCGGTTGCGCCACTTTCTCTAAAGATGGCGGTTTCGATACCGTGATGCAAATTACCCAGGACCGCACCGGCAAAGCGGTGAAGACAATCCGTTCCGATGACGATGCGGCATCGGTGCAGTCTTCGATAAAAAGTCTGCTCGCCAGGCCGCTCGATGCAGGCGATGCGGTACAAATTGCCTTGCTCAACAATCGCGGCTTGCAGGCGACCTATGCCGAGCTGGGCATCGCTGAGGCGGACCTCGTGCAGGCAGGACGTTTGCACAATCCGGGGTTCACATTCGGACGCACACGTCAGGGCGACGACGTGCTTATCGCGAGGACTTTCACGCTCAACCTGATCAACCTGATCACGGCGCCACTGGCACAAAGAATCGAAGGGCGGCGTTTCGAGCAGGTCAAGCTGCTGGTAGCCAATGAGGCGCTGCGCGTAGCGACCGAAACCCGCAGGGCGTATTTCGAAGCCATCGCCGCCGAACAGGGCATCGCCTACGCCAAGCAGGTCAGTCTTGCCGCTGAGTCCGGTGCCGACCTCGCTCACCAGATGGGTCGTACCGGAAACTGGAGCGCACTGGAGCAGGCACGCGAGCAGGCTTTCTATGCCGAGGCCACGGCTGGCGTAGCGCGTGCGACAAAAGCCTCGGTCATGGCCCGCGAGAAGCTCACACGTCTGATGGGTCTGTGGGGAGACGATATTCACTTTCAGTTGCCGGACAGGTTACCGGCACTTCCAGTTCAGCCGCTCGAACTGGATAACGCCGAAGCA contains the following coding sequences:
- a CDS encoding TolC family protein, yielding MNPFIVSSGSLRKITVFALSTLLLGGCATFSKDGGFDTVMQITQDRTGKAVKTIRSDDDAASVQSSIKSLLARPLDAGDAVQIALLNNRGLQATYAELGIAEADLVQAGRLHNPGFTFGRTRQGDDVLIARTFTLNLINLITAPLAQRIEGRRFEQVKLLVANEALRVATETRRAYFEAIAAEQGIAYAKQVSLAAESGADLAHQMGRTGNWSALEQAREQAFYAEATAGVARATKASVMAREKLTRLMGLWGDDIHFQLPDRLPALPVQPLELDNAEAFALQNRLDIQAGKLETAGLAASLGLTKTTRFVNVLDLGYIRNNQTGIPPERGYELSIEIPLFDWGGARVTKAEAIYMQSVNRLAENAINARSEVRESYLGYRTAYDLARHYRDNIVPLRKKISDENLLRYNGMLIGVFELLADAREQVASVNGYIDALKDYWIAETDLQAALGGKLPNNNSTKGQ
- a CDS encoding phosphoribosyl-ATP diphosphatase; the protein is MIDFEVMHRLQKTLYARKTAAPDSSYVAGLYAKGVDSICKKVAEEAAETIMAAKDGDRLHLVHEVTDLWFHSMVLLTQFDVGIDDVVAEFRRREGLSGIDEKKNRGDTK
- the hisI gene encoding phosphoribosyl-AMP cyclohydrolase; this translates as MNVPVKTPVSETSWLEAVAWDAQGLVPVITQEAASGEILMLAWMNREALSLTVAEGRAIYWSRSRNRLWRKGEASGHVQWVKEIRLDCDNDVVLLKVEQISGIACHTGRKSCFFQRLESGVWQAVDPVLKAPEDIYR
- the hisA gene encoding 1-(5-phosphoribosyl)-5-[(5-phosphoribosylamino)methylideneamino]imidazole-4-carboxamide isomerase; this encodes MLLIPAIDLKDGHCVRLKQGEMNDATVFSEDPAAMARHWIKQGARRLHLVDLNGAFAGKPKNESAIKTILAEVGNEIPVQLGGGIRDLDTIERCLDDGISYIIIGTAAVKNPGFLHDACSAFPGHIIVGLDAKDGKVAVDGWSKLTGHDVIDLAKKFEGYGAEAVIYTDIGRDGMLSGVNIEATVRLAQALTIPVIASGGIAGLQDIQALCQVADEGIMGAITGRAIYEGTLDFSAAQAEADALSGR
- the hisH gene encoding imidazole glycerol phosphate synthase subunit HisH, whose product is MATSVAVVDYGMGNLRSVAKAIEHVAPRASVRVTANAAEIAAADRVVVPGQGAMPDCMRELTERHLRDAVIRAATEKPFLGICVGLQMLFGHAEEGDVMGLGVLSGRVPRFPQAAMVAVDGSRLKVPHMGWNQVQQVGTHPHPLWDGIADETRFYFVHSYYVEPQDATCIAGSTTHGISFTSAIACDNLFAVQFHPEKSAQAGLRLLENFMHWQP
- the hisF gene encoding imidazole glycerol phosphate synthase subunit HisF → MLAKRIIPCLDVNAGRVVKGVNFVALRDAGDPVEIARRYDAQGADEITFLDITASSDERDIILHIIEAVASQVFIPLTVGGGVRAVTDVRRLLNAGADKVSMNTAAVNNPQLVADAAAKVGTQCIVVAIDAKQTSPGKWTVFTHGGRKNVGLDAIDWARQVQLLGAGEILLTSMDRDGTKAGFDLALTRAVVDAVTIPVIASGGVGNLAHLTAGVTIGRADAVLAASIFHYGEYTVREAKEYMQQQGVEVRL
- the hisB gene encoding imidazoleglycerol-phosphate dehydratase HisB, which codes for MRQADVSRNTLETRIHVAINLDGTGVAKLSTGVGFFDHMLDQIARHGMIDLMIDAVGDLHIDAHHTVEDVGITLGQALAKALGDKKGLRRYGHAYVPLDEALSRVVVDLSGRPGLVFNVPFTRAAIGEFDVDLIHEFFQGLVNHAGISLHIDNLSGVNAHHQAETVFKAFARALRMAIETDARAAGAIPSTKGSL
- the hisC gene encoding histidinol-phosphate transaminase, with the protein product MSEFWSDVVKGLTPYVPGEQPRLANLVKLNTNENPYGPSPRVLKAIRGAVDEDLRLYPDPNAEALKEAIADHHDVTTINVFVGNGSDEILAHVFLGLLKHSQPVLFPDITYSFYPVYCGLYEIAFNTVPLADDFSIRIADYARPNGGNIGGIIFPNPNAPTGRAISLAEIEQLLQMHPHTVIVIDEAYVDFGGESAIPLTHRYPNLLVVHTFSKSRSLAGLRVGFAIGHADLIEALERVKNSFNSYPLDRLAIAGAIAALEDKAHFERTRKAVIHSREGLVSALDALGFEVLPSVANFVFVRHPQHDAEKSALALRQRGIVVRHFKLPRIEQFLRITIGTDDQCATLINALREILA